AGCCGCCCTACCAATTCGCCGCGGTGGATGCGCTGATGACCAACTTTCACCTGCCCAAAAGCAGCCTGTTGGTCTTGGTCAGTGCCTTTGCCGGACGCGAACTGATCATGGAAGCTTATCACAAGGCCATCGAAAACGAGTACCGCTTCTTCAGCTATGGCGATGCGATGCTGTTGATTTGATGCAGCAACACGTTGGTGATTGCCATGGAGCCCGAACGCCCAATGTGACCAAGCTCGCTGACAACGGTACCTTCTAAAACCTTTGACACCCTGACGTTCCCGCATGTCCGCAGACGAACAAATCCTGGTCATCCCCGAATCGTTCATTGATTCCATCGGCACGATCGACGGTTTCCAACGCGACGTTGATCGCTTTTTGGATCCGATCCTGCAAAGCGACCAACTGACCTTTGGACGTCGTGGCGACATGGAAACGGACCCGTCGTTCAAGCAGCTGATTCCCTATGTCGTTTTGCAGTGGAACGACGACAACGATAATGTCCATGTTTTCACCTACACCCGGGGCGGCGGATCCGGTGAAGCCCGGCTGCATGCCAAACGCAGTATCGGTATTGGCGGACACATCAGTGC
The DNA window shown above is from Crateriforma spongiae and carries:
- a CDS encoding phosphoesterase yields the protein MSADEQILVIPESFIDSIGTIDGFQRDVDRFLDPILQSDQLTFGRRGDMETDPSFKQLIPYVVLQWNDDNDNVHVFTYTRGGGSGEARLHAKRSIGIGGHISAEDAQGDGNPYLIGMQRELDEEVEIDTAYQDVREGLLYDPSNDVGKVHLGIVHRFVLQSPSVKSREDDLAEGGFVPLDELRNQFERLETWSQLTLTALYG